A stretch of Mesoplodon densirostris isolate mMesDen1 chromosome 9, mMesDen1 primary haplotype, whole genome shotgun sequence DNA encodes these proteins:
- the LOC132496428 gene encoding BET1 homolog produces the protein MRRAGLGEGVPPGNYGNYGYPNSGYSACEEENERLTESLRNKVTAIKSLSIEIGHEVKHQNKLLAEMDSQFDSTTGFLGKTMGKLKILSRGSLNKAAVLYDAVDDQTEVMRVTVSLEFVPT, from the coding sequence ATGAGGCGTGCAGGCCTGGGTGAAGGAGTACCTCCTGGCAACTATGGGAACTATGGCTACCCTAATAGTGGGTATAGTGCCtgtgaagaagaaaatgagagactcacggaaagtctgagaaacaaaGTAACTGCTATAAAATCTCTTTCCATTGAAATAGGCCATGAAgttaaacatcaaaataaattattagctGAAATGGATTCACAGTTTGATTCTACAACTGGATTTCTAGGTAAAACCATGGGGAAACTGAAGATTTTATCCAGAGGGAGCCTGAACAAAGCTGCTGTGTTATATGATGCTGTGGATGATCAAACTGAGGTGATGCGAGTAACTGTGAGTTTGGAATTTGTTCCAACTTAA